One Methanococcus aeolicus Nankai-3 DNA segment encodes these proteins:
- the dapB gene encoding 4-hydroxy-tetrahydrodipicolinate reductase, with translation MIKVMVTGALGRMGSSIIKTLCENKEDYKVVGAIDVPNHPKKGIDIGELIGIGNIGAPLETADNLEKVIKETRPDVLVDFTAPAPCVNTVKIASENNVNLVVGTTGFTNEQMEEMEEIINKNNIGAVISQNYAIGVNIFFKTLELLAQKIGDYDIEIVEMHHKFKKDAPSGTALRALEIIQNNLNRDSKAIYGREGLVGERTKEEICIHALRGGDVVGDHTVIFAGDGERLELTHKASSRQAFVSGVVLAVKYIADKKDGKIYNTFDVLNLNE, from the coding sequence ATGATTAAAGTAATGGTCACAGGAGCTCTTGGAAGAATGGGGAGCTCCATAATAAAAACACTATGCGAAAATAAAGAAGATTATAAAGTTGTTGGGGCAATAGATGTGCCGAACCACCCTAAAAAAGGTATTGACATTGGGGAATTAATCGGCATTGGAAATATCGGAGCTCCATTAGAAACAGCCGATAACCTTGAAAAAGTTATAAAAGAAACCAGGCCAGATGTATTGGTAGATTTTACAGCTCCTGCACCCTGTGTAAATACTGTAAAAATAGCCTCGGAAAACAATGTAAATTTAGTTGTTGGGACAACAGGATTTACAAATGAGCAAATGGAAGAAATGGAAGAGATAATAAATAAAAACAATATTGGAGCAGTTATCTCCCAAAATTATGCCATTGGAGTAAATATATTCTTTAAAACATTGGAATTATTGGCTCAAAAAATAGGAGATTATGATATTGAGATAGTGGAGATGCACCATAAATTTAAGAAAGATGCACCAAGTGGAACGGCATTAAGGGCATTGGAAATAATACAAAATAATTTAAACAGAGACTCAAAGGCAATATATGGTAGAGAGGGATTAGTTGGAGAAAGAACAAAAGAAGAAATATGCATTCATGCTCTTAGGGGCGGAGATGTTGTTGGAGACCACACCGTTATATTTGCAGGAGATGGAGAAAGGTTGGAGCTCACACATAAGGCAAGTAGCAGACAGGCATTTGTAAGTGGAGTGGTTTTAGCTGTAAAATATATAGCAGACAAAAAAGATGGAAAAATATACAATACTTTTGATGTATTGAATTTAAATGAATAA
- a CDS encoding aspartate kinase, with the protein MITVMKFGGTSVGDGQRIRNVAKIIVDKSNKENTDIVVVTSAMSQITNALVNMSKQALNVRDIAKINNFVEELKEKHAIAIDEAVKNDDIRTEVRHVINSSIDELGKVLVGVSYLGELTPKSKDYILSFGERLSAPILSGAVRDLGKNSLFLLGGEAGLITDENYGCARPIKIKIKEKVNPLLEENIIPIITGFVAGTENGDITTFGRGGSDYSAALVGAGLDADTVEIWTDVSGILTSDPRIVKNVKRIPKMSYIEAMELAYFGAKVLHPRTVEPLMEKNIPLRIKNTFEPENEGTFITNCKELSNSVMKAVSAIRDVFLINIFGAGMVGVSGTAARIFSALGRADANVLLITQGSSETNVSVVIYGDEVDANNCMKELRKEFKNSNLVKDISIDENVAVISAVGVGMKGSKGIAGKLFGAVAESGANIKMIAQGSSEVNISFVIGEEELENCLRILHGRFIENAEN; encoded by the coding sequence ATGATTACAGTTATGAAATTCGGCGGAACCTCAGTAGGAGACGGACAGAGAATAAGAAATGTTGCAAAAATAATAGTGGATAAATCAAATAAAGAAAATACTGATATTGTCGTAGTTACCTCGGCAATGTCTCAAATAACAAACGCACTTGTAAATATGTCAAAACAGGCCCTTAATGTTAGGGATATTGCTAAAATAAACAATTTTGTTGAAGAATTAAAGGAGAAACATGCAATTGCAATAGACGAAGCAGTGAAAAACGACGACATAAGAACAGAAGTAAGGCATGTAATAAACAGCTCCATTGATGAGTTGGGAAAAGTATTGGTTGGTGTTTCATATTTGGGTGAATTAACCCCGAAATCAAAAGATTATATTCTTTCATTTGGAGAAAGATTATCTGCACCAATATTAAGCGGAGCAGTACGAGATTTGGGAAAAAATTCATTATTTTTATTAGGTGGTGAAGCTGGACTTATTACTGATGAAAATTATGGCTGTGCAAGACCCATAAAAATAAAAATTAAAGAAAAAGTAAATCCACTATTGGAAGAAAATATAATCCCAATAATTACAGGATTTGTAGCAGGGACAGAAAACGGAGACATTACTACATTTGGAAGGGGCGGAAGCGATTATTCGGCTGCTCTTGTTGGTGCTGGTTTAGATGCCGATACCGTAGAGATATGGACTGATGTGAGCGGCATATTAACATCAGACCCAAGAATTGTTAAAAATGTTAAAAGAATACCAAAAATGTCATATATTGAAGCTATGGAGTTAGCATATTTTGGTGCAAAGGTATTACATCCCCGAACAGTTGAGCCATTAATGGAAAAAAACATACCCCTTAGGATTAAAAATACATTTGAGCCAGAAAATGAGGGAACATTTATTACAAATTGCAAAGAATTAAGCAATAGTGTAATGAAAGCCGTATCTGCAATAAGAGATGTATTTTTAATAAATATCTTTGGAGCTGGTATGGTAGGAGTTAGTGGAACAGCTGCAAGAATATTTTCAGCACTTGGAAGGGCCGATGCAAATGTATTATTAATTACACAGGGTTCTTCTGAAACTAATGTTTCTGTGGTAATATATGGTGATGAAGTTGATGCCAACAATTGTATGAAGGAGCTCCGGAAAGAATTTAAAAATAGCAATCTTGTAAAGGACATTAGTATAGATGAAAATGTTGCTGTAATTTCTGCGGTTGGTGTAGGTATGAAAGGCAGCAAAGGTATTGCAGGAAAATTATTTGGAGCTGTGGCAGAAAGTGGGGCAAATATAAAAATGATAGCCCAGGGTTCTTCCGAAGTAAATATATCATTTGTAATTGGAGAAGAAGAGCTTGAAAATTGTTTAAGAATATTGCATGGTAGATTTATAGAAAATGCAGAAAATTAA
- a CDS encoding ribose 1,5-bisphosphate isomerase gives MKHNNNNNSNTIIDAHKKIKNMEIRGAGRIGRAVASALKEYSLTIQNIENNEFKEKMIEAGDILKSARPTAVSLPNAVNYVLSGLNTNNPKENIILNAEEFIKSSSEATSKIGKIGSNRIKDGWTILTHCNSEAAISVIKTAHNSGKNIKVICTETRPRNQGYLTAKALADEGIDTTLIVDSAVRYHIKDVDIVVVGADAITSNGCLVNKIGSSQIALMAYERKIPFLTAAETYKFHPKTIIGETIEIEERAVGEIHEFEEKYKDKIKLRNPAFDITPSQYIDGIITEIGIIPPQGAWHIIEKYFGNVFKETL, from the coding sequence ATGAAGCATAATAATAATAATAACTCAAATACTATAATAGACGCCCACAAAAAAATAAAAAATATGGAAATAAGGGGGGCGGGAAGGATCGGGAGAGCCGTAGCAAGTGCTTTAAAAGAATATTCTTTAACAATTCAAAATATAGAGAATAACGAATTTAAAGAAAAAATGATTGAAGCAGGAGACATATTAAAATCAGCACGACCAACTGCGGTATCCCTCCCAAATGCTGTAAATTATGTGTTAAGTGGATTAAATACCAATAATCCAAAGGAAAACATAATATTGAATGCCGAAGAATTTATAAAATCCTCCTCAGAAGCTACTTCAAAAATTGGAAAAATTGGCTCCAACAGAATAAAAGATGGATGGACAATATTAACTCATTGTAATTCGGAAGCCGCAATTAGTGTAATAAAAACAGCACATAACAGCGGGAAAAATATAAAAGTTATATGCACAGAGACACGACCAAGAAACCAAGGATATTTAACAGCAAAGGCGTTGGCGGACGAAGGTATTGACACCACATTAATAGTGGATAGTGCTGTAAGATACCACATTAAAGATGTGGATATTGTGGTGGTGGGTGCCGATGCCATAACCTCAAATGGTTGCCTTGTAAATAAAATAGGGAGCTCCCAAATAGCTTTAATGGCATATGAAAGAAAAATACCATTTTTAACAGCCGCAGAAACTTATAAATTTCACCCTAAAACAATAATCGGGGAAACAATAGAGATTGAGGAAAGGGCAGTTGGTGAAATACATGAATTTGAGGAAAAATATAAAGATAAAATAAAATTAAGAAATCCAGCTTTTGACATTACTCCTTCTCAATATATTGACGGAATAATAACAGAAATAGGAATTATTCCGCCACAGGGAGCTTGGCATATAATAGAAAAATATTTTGGAAATGTATTTAAGGAAACACTTTAA
- a CDS encoding CBS domain-containing protein, with product MYPATVVRDLMIRGIYEVKLNDTIEDVVKVMGKNGISSVVVSDDNNTYWGIITEMDILKHYSENLEKLKAEDIMATKIIHISPIAPLEKAAQIMAEKKIHHLYVVSELREDKIIGTISAGDIIKMMHESLE from the coding sequence ATGTATCCGGCAACTGTTGTAAGGGATTTAATGATAAGGGGAATATATGAAGTAAAATTAAACGACACCATTGAGGATGTTGTTAAAGTTATGGGTAAAAACGGCATATCTTCGGTAGTAGTTTCAGACGATAATAACACATACTGGGGAATAATAACTGAAATGGACATATTAAAACATTATAGTGAAAATTTGGAGAAATTAAAGGCAGAGGATATAATGGCCACCAAAATTATTCATATCAGCCCAATAGCTCCACTTGAAAAAGCTGCACAGATTATGGCAGAAAAAAAGATACATCATTTATATGTGGTTTCGGAGCTCCGGGAAGATAAAATCATAGGGACAATAAGTGCAGGCGACATTATAAAAATGATGCATGAATCATTGGAATAA
- a CDS encoding (R)-citramalate synthase produces MIKILDTTLRDGEQTPGVSLTPSEKLEIALKLDELNVDIIEAGSAITSKGEREGIKLISQQNLNAEICSFVRALPIDIDHALECDVDSVHLVVPTSELHMKYKLKKTSEETLQSALEAVQYGKDHGLIVELSAEDATRSDINFLIELFSKGAEIGADRACVCDTVGILTPEKSIELFKTLSNSINIPISAHCHNDFGMATANTLCAIRGGAKQCHLTINGIGERAGNSSLEEVVMALHNLYNEKTKIITEKLYETSRVVSRLMKLPVSPNKSLVGDNAFAHEAGIHVDGLMKHTSTYEPLSPEEVGNKRRIILGKHSGKSALKYKLNLMEVSLNNEEFEEVYSKIKNLGDLGKYISDIDLKTVINEVKGHKIDEKIILNELTVVSGNKITPLASIKLDFADEDNKHKSIIETAYGVGPVDASINALRKALSGFADISLIDYQVSSIGKGTDALVEVVVKLRRGNEVVEVKKSQSDIIRASVEAVMEGVNLLI; encoded by the coding sequence ATGATAAAAATATTGGATACAACATTAAGAGACGGAGAACAGACGCCAGGGGTTTCATTAACACCATCGGAGAAGCTTGAAATAGCTTTAAAATTAGATGAATTAAATGTTGATATAATAGAAGCAGGTAGTGCCATAACCTCAAAAGGAGAGAGAGAAGGCATAAAATTAATATCTCAGCAAAATTTAAATGCTGAAATATGTTCATTTGTTAGAGCTCTACCGATAGACATAGACCATGCCCTTGAATGTGATGTGGATAGTGTTCATTTAGTGGTTCCAACCTCGGAGCTCCACATGAAATATAAATTGAAAAAAACCAGCGAAGAAACATTGCAATCGGCATTGGAGGCTGTGCAATATGGTAAAGACCACGGTTTAATTGTGGAATTGTCAGCAGAAGATGCCACAAGAAGTGATATAAACTTCTTAATAGAGTTATTTTCAAAGGGTGCAGAGATTGGAGCAGATAGGGCATGCGTTTGCGATACTGTTGGAATATTAACACCCGAGAAATCAATAGAATTATTTAAAACATTAAGCAACAGCATAAATATACCAATTTCAGCACATTGTCATAATGATTTTGGAATGGCTACGGCAAATACTTTATGTGCCATAAGGGGGGGAGCTAAGCAGTGTCATCTAACAATTAATGGAATAGGGGAAAGGGCAGGTAATTCTTCACTTGAAGAGGTTGTAATGGCTTTACATAATTTATACAACGAAAAAACAAAAATAATCACAGAAAAATTATATGAAACTTCCAGAGTTGTTTCAAGGTTAATGAAATTACCTGTTTCCCCAAATAAATCCCTTGTTGGAGATAATGCTTTTGCCCACGAAGCAGGAATACATGTAGATGGACTTATGAAGCACACCAGCACCTACGAACCATTATCTCCCGAAGAAGTCGGGAATAAAAGAAGAATTATATTGGGAAAACACAGTGGAAAATCGGCGTTAAAATATAAGCTTAATTTAATGGAAGTATCATTAAATAATGAGGAATTTGAGGAAGTATATTCTAAAATTAAAAATCTTGGAGATTTGGGGAAATATATTTCAGATATCGATTTAAAAACTGTAATTAATGAAGTTAAGGGGCATAAGATTGACGAAAAAATTATATTAAATGAATTAACAGTAGTATCTGGAAATAAAATAACTCCATTGGCGTCAATTAAATTGGACTTTGCCGACGAAGATAATAAACATAAATCAATAATTGAAACAGCCTACGGGGTTGGACCTGTTGACGCCTCCATAAATGCACTTAGAAAGGCTTTAAGTGGATTTGCAGATATTTCATTAATAGATTATCAAGTTTCATCCATAGGTAAGGGGACAGATGCACTAGTTGAAGTGGTTGTTAAATTGAGAAGAGGAAATGAAGTTGTAGAGGTTAAAAAATCTCAAAGTGATATAATTAGGGCATCGGTTGAGGCAGTTATGGAAGGAGTTAATTTATTGATTTAA
- the trmY gene encoding tRNA (pseudouridine(54)-N(1))-methyltransferase TrmY yields the protein MIEFIFKANKSITNGEINLKDLPGSSGRMDLVCRCVSSAFFLSHDLRRDTIFYSVHYGAPNPPVAIKFVGSELKRVSPDERSIALFIKKALDKSPMQLWKESTSGIYIAKKEFKDIILEKKNEGKEIYYLHKDGEDIENIFNKENNAENKNIVFILGDHIGIGEEDEKFLEDIGALKVSLSPLELHANHCITIVHNALDKAKLK from the coding sequence ATGATAGAATTTATATTTAAGGCAAATAAATCAATTACCAACGGAGAGATAAATTTAAAAGATTTGCCAGGGAGCTCCGGTAGAATGGATTTAGTATGTAGATGTGTAAGTAGTGCCTTTTTTTTATCCCATGATTTAAGGAGAGATACTATATTTTATTCTGTTCATTACGGAGCTCCCAACCCACCAGTAGCCATAAAATTTGTAGGTTCAGAATTAAAACGGGTGAGCCCAGACGAGCGAAGTATAGCACTATTTATAAAAAAAGCACTGGATAAAAGCCCAATGCAACTATGGAAAGAAAGCACCAGCGGAATATACATAGCAAAAAAAGAATTTAAGGACATAATTTTAGAAAAAAAGAACGAAGGAAAAGAAATATATTATTTACATAAAGATGGGGAAGATATTGAAAATATATTTAATAAGGAAAATAATGCGGAAAATAAAAATATAGTATTTATTTTAGGGGACCACATAGGAATAGGGGAAGAGGATGAGAAATTTTTAGAAGATATCGGAGCTCTAAAAGTATCATTATCTCCCTTGGAGCTCCATGCAAATCATTGTATAACCATAGTTCATAATGCACTGGATAAGGCAAAATTAAAATAA
- a CDS encoding adenosylhomocysteinase, with product MSKVKDINLAPEGDLKMEWAKNYMPVLNSIREEYSADKPFEGITIGMALHLEAKTAILAETLMNGGAKIVITGCNPLSTQDDVAANCVKKGMEVYAWRGETDEEYYENLNKVLDAKPDIVIDDGADLIFLLHTQRQELLDSIMGGCEETTTGIIRLKAMADEGALKFPVVNVNDAYTKHLFDNRYGTGQSAIDGILRTTNLLIAGKNVVVGGYGWCGKGVAMRAAGMGASVIITEVDAIRALEAKMDGFRVMTMNEASKIGDIFITTTGCKNIIGAPHFLVMKDGAVLANAGHFDNEINKEELSSLAKSVKTVRYNIEEYDLGNKKIYLLGEGRLVNLACGDGHPCEVMDMSFANQALSAKFILENNGKLENNVYEIPYEQDLRIASLKLKSMDVEIDELSPEQRKYLADWKEGT from the coding sequence GTGAGTAAAGTTAAAGATATAAATTTAGCTCCTGAGGGAGATTTAAAAATGGAATGGGCTAAAAACTATATGCCTGTATTAAATTCCATAAGGGAAGAATATTCAGCAGACAAACCATTCGAAGGCATCACAATAGGAATGGCACTTCATTTGGAGGCAAAAACTGCAATACTTGCCGAAACTCTAATGAATGGAGGGGCAAAAATTGTAATTACTGGCTGTAATCCATTATCTACACAAGACGATGTTGCTGCAAATTGTGTAAAAAAAGGAATGGAAGTTTATGCTTGGAGAGGAGAAACTGACGAAGAATATTATGAAAATTTAAATAAAGTTCTTGATGCCAAACCTGACATTGTAATTGATGATGGTGCAGATTTAATATTTTTACTTCACACTCAAAGACAGGAGCTCCTTGATAGCATCATGGGAGGTTGTGAGGAAACCACCACAGGAATAATAAGATTAAAAGCTATGGCAGACGAAGGGGCTTTAAAATTCCCTGTTGTAAATGTAAATGATGCCTACACAAAACATTTATTTGACAATAGATATGGAACAGGCCAAAGTGCTATTGATGGAATATTGAGAACAACAAATTTACTTATTGCCGGCAAAAATGTTGTAGTAGGAGGCTACGGCTGGTGCGGTAAAGGAGTAGCTATGAGAGCCGCAGGAATGGGGGCAAGTGTGATAATTACGGAAGTAGATGCCATTAGAGCATTAGAAGCTAAAATGGATGGATTTAGAGTAATGACAATGAACGAAGCTTCAAAAATCGGAGATATATTTATAACTACAACAGGATGTAAAAATATTATCGGAGCTCCACACTTTTTGGTAATGAAAGATGGTGCAGTTCTTGCAAATGCTGGACATTTCGACAATGAAATAAACAAAGAAGAATTGAGTTCATTGGCAAAATCAGTTAAAACAGTTAGATACAATATTGAAGAATATGATTTAGGAAATAAAAAAATATATCTTCTTGGAGAAGGTAGGCTGGTAAATCTCGCCTGTGGAGATGGACACCCATGCGAAGTAATGGACATGAGCTTTGCGAATCAGGCACTTAGTGCAAAATTCATATTAGAAAATAATGGAAAACTTGAAAATAATGTATATGAAATACCTTATGAACAAGATTTAAGAATAGCTTCATTAAAATTAAAGTCAATGGATGTTGAAATAGATGAATTATCCCCAGAACAGAGAAAATATTTAGCTGACTGGAAAGAAGGAACTTAA
- a CDS encoding ribonuclease P protein component 4: MRRKKDIAKAKNIVLERIDILMNLADQEFKKGNKDRVKKYIQLSKKLAMKMRIPFPKKWKRRICKNCGSLLIYGTNSAIRINSKNCCVNILCFECNNIYKIPYIKEKKLKRKLKNNMVKK; the protein is encoded by the coding sequence ATGAGAAGAAAAAAAGACATTGCAAAGGCAAAAAACATAGTTTTAGAAAGAATTGATATTTTAATGAATCTTGCGGATCAGGAATTTAAAAAAGGCAATAAGGATAGGGTAAAAAAATACATTCAATTAAGTAAAAAACTTGCAATGAAAATGAGAATACCATTTCCTAAAAAATGGAAAAGAAGAATATGTAAAAATTGCGGGTCATTGTTGATATATGGAACAAATTCAGCTATAAGGATTAATAGTAAAAATTGTTGCGTAAATATTTTATGCTTTGAGTGTAATAACATATATAAAATACCATACATTAAAGAAAAGAAGTTAAAAAGAAAATTAAAAAATAATATGGTGAAAAAATGA
- a CDS encoding CBS domain-containing protein, with translation MLNEPVIEVATKDVHTITPETPISKAIGIMDKNNFHNLIVLDDENNINMVIMHDLLLATSLDEKISSLMFKPHCINQNTPFMDAVCEVLSSGQRAAPLVDDEGKLVGIITDHDIMKRVATSELLEDVKVNKLMSKSPITIDYNESIGKARSLMRKYDISRLVILDKDAEPTGMITEEDILYKIYKPKKKMTVGDMAGDKVPRMAQPVSIIMNSPLISCNVDDSVTDAAKLMEHHDIRGIPVLKNGTLRGMITRLDIMKYLQSLRKESVVEVELHGDFDEYMKELTERMLVTEVQKIAKYSKHLHWIKVVVKKEHDKGGVPNYTVKAYVKTPKKLYFAKGKQATLKRIGVEGEDIQLISEKQRWDFIEVLKDALESVKKQIESDKEKTNPKHKEKVILEE, from the coding sequence ATGCTAAATGAACCAGTAATAGAAGTAGCTACAAAAGATGTACACACAATAACACCAGAAACCCCAATATCAAAAGCAATAGGGATAATGGATAAAAATAATTTTCACAATTTAATTGTCCTAGATGATGAAAATAATATAAATATGGTTATAATGCATGATTTACTTCTTGCCACATCATTAGATGAAAAAATAAGTAGTTTAATGTTTAAACCACATTGCATAAACCAAAATACTCCTTTTATGGATGCTGTTTGTGAGGTATTGTCCAGCGGACAAAGAGCTGCCCCTCTTGTAGATGATGAAGGAAAATTAGTGGGAATTATTACGGACCACGACATAATGAAAAGAGTTGCAACTTCTGAATTGTTGGAAGATGTTAAAGTAAATAAATTAATGTCAAAAAGTCCTATAACAATTGATTACAATGAGAGCATAGGAAAGGCAAGAAGCCTAATGAGGAAATATGATATAAGTAGGCTTGTAATTCTTGATAAAGATGCAGAACCAACAGGAATGATTACAGAAGAAGATATACTTTATAAAATATATAAACCAAAGAAAAAAATGACTGTTGGAGATATGGCAGGAGATAAAGTTCCAAGAATGGCCCAACCTGTGTCAATAATTATGAATTCTCCTTTAATATCCTGTAATGTAGATGATTCTGTGACTGATGCGGCAAAATTAATGGAACATCACGATATAAGAGGAATTCCAGTTCTTAAAAATGGAACATTAAGGGGAATGATTACAAGATTGGACATAATGAAATATCTCCAAAGCCTAAGAAAAGAATCAGTTGTAGAGGTGGAGCTCCACGGTGATTTTGATGAGTATATGAAAGAACTTACAGAAAGAATGTTGGTGACAGAAGTTCAAAAAATTGCAAAATACTCCAAACATCTCCACTGGATAAAAGTTGTAGTTAAAAAAGAACATGACAAAGGAGGAGTTCCAAACTATACAGTTAAGGCCTATGTAAAAACTCCTAAAAAATTATATTTTGCAAAAGGAAAACAGGCAACATTAAAAAGAATAGGGGTGGAGGGAGAAGATATTCAACTTATATCTGAAAAACAAAGATGGGATTTCATTGAAGTATTAAAAGATGCTTTGGAATCAGTTAAAAAACAGATTGAATCAGATAAGGAAAAAACCAATCCAAAACATAAAGAAAAGGTTATATTGGAAGAATAA